From Pyrenophora tritici-repentis strain M4 chromosome 1, whole genome shotgun sequence, the proteins below share one genomic window:
- a CDS encoding sucrase-ferredoxin domain containing protein produces the protein MFRNLSYKLTSALSSPQVPTLKNNDEFTTVKKTDELFPTTDPAVDGDDCLHDCASCSIKYPRKFEIDETEELYGHVKGWSTHMIVATGKTDWVRDVADEEGSIMEAVGKGDTKPSNGKLMLSASDIPVPDHSDHSSMVLLLPSWQFIENVTPANIPEVITSFVNPGPTNNTPLRKQTASVSPPEMPSDKPSSAESVTEPTTTTQSIPATLPLKARPCPHKYLILMCSQKTRDARCGQSAPLLRKEFERLLRPMGLYRDLHDERPGGVGIYFISHVGGHKFSANVMIYRHSSVASQQKETNGVANGHVHGAQKRLGDLKLEDDNGQEVLLDANKEQEAEGNGEAAQCIWLARVKPEDCENIIKYTVLQGKVVKPERQLRGGFDRCKQLASW, from the exons ATGTTTCGTAACCTCTCATACAAGCTGACTTCAGCGCTTTCTTCACCCCAGGTGCCCACGCTAAAAAATAACGACGAGTTCACCACAGTCAAAAAAACGGATGAGCTATTTCCGACCACCGACCCTGCGGTAGATGGCGACGATTGCCTGCACGACTGCGCAAGTTGCAGCATCAAGTACCCGCGCAAGTTTGAGATCGACGAAACCGAGGAGTTGTATGGGCATGTGAAAGGATGGAGTACACACATGATTGTCGCGACTGGCAAGACGGATTGGGTGCGCGATGTTGCAGATGAGGAGGGGAGTATAATGGAAGCGGTTGGGAAAGGGGACACAAAACCGAGCAACGGG AAATTAATGTTGTCCGCCTCCGACATACCTGTCCCAGACCATTCCGACCACAGCTCAATGGTTCTACTTCTCCCATCATGGCAGTTTATAGAAAATGTCACGCCTGCAAACATACCAGAAGTCATAACCAGCTTCGTCAATCCCGGCCCAACCAACAACACCCCGTTGCGCAAGCAAACAGCGTCGGTGTCACCGCCTGAAATGCCGTCGGATAAGCCTTCTTCCGCCGAGTCGGTGACCGAACCCACCACAACCACGCAATCAATACCCGCGACTCTTCCGCTCAAGGCACGACCATGCCCACACAAATACTTGATCTTGATGTGCAGTCAGAAGACCAGAGATGCACGGTGTGGTCAATCAGCGCCCTTACTCCGGAAAGAGTTCGAGCGCTTACTGAGGCCTATGGGGTTATACCGCGATCTGCACGACGAGCGACCGGGTGGTGTAGGAATATACTTCATAAGCCATGTCGGAGGTCATAAATTCTCGGCAAACGTCATGATCTATCGACACTCGTCGGTCGCCTCTCAGCAGAAGGAGACCAATGGCGTTGCTAACGGACATGTCCATGGAGCACAGAAGCGACTGGGGGACCTCAAGCTCGAAGATGACAACGGCCAAGAGGTCCTATTGGATGCGAACAAAGAGCAGGAGGCAGAGGGCAACGGTGAGGCTGCACAGTGCATATGGCTCGCGCGAGTCAAGCCAGAGGACTGCGAAAACATCATCAAATACACAGTACTACAAGGCAAGGTGGTCAAGCCAGAAAGACAGTTAAGGGGCGGATTCGATCGGTGTAAACAGCTGGCTAGCTGGTAA
- a CDS encoding FAP multi-domain protein, which produces MLNVFLLLPLTTNGILPIVLAYILLIRHHKATPDITVLTTICWILASVVYWILYSHVIPINGEIQNKKANYSAYEQFMYKLSALEACGGYSALAVCPQNFLLGKDEIVRASWRLRTLTPLIWAVSSALLFVAVGSEVMRWRSEGKYHAVEQEAGVKEGGQRGKEVSKQGHGTRSLFANRVVYGIVSVASLAGLGMQLSLLSVSLSLKMTDALDWTFGQIVAIAIWTPPLLGYVYDEAKTFMPERFREPDELD; this is translated from the coding sequence ATGCTCAACGTCTTCCTGCTCCTCCCCCTCACCACAAACGGCATCCTACCCATCGTCCTCGCCTACATTCTGCTGATCCGCCACCACAAAGCCACACCCGACATCACCGTCCTAACAACCATATGCTGGATCCTCGCCTCCGTCGTCTACTGGATCTTATACTCCCACGTCATTCCCATAAACGGGGAGATTCAGAATAAAAAGGCAAATTACAGTGCGTACGAGCAGTTCATGTATAAGCTTAGTGCGCTAGAGGCGTGTGGCGGGTATTCGGCCCTGGCGGTTTGTCCGCAGAATTTTCTGTTGGGCAAGGATGAGATTGTTAGGGCGTCGTGGAGGCTGAGGACACTGACGCCACTTATTTGGGCGGTGTCGTCGGCTTTGCTGTTTGTGGCCGTGGGGAGTGAGGTGATGAGGTGGCGGAGCGAGGGCAAGTATCATGCCGTGGAGCAGGAGGCTGGGGTGAAGGAGGGGGGTCAGCGTGGCAAGGAAGTGTCGAAGCAGGGGCATGGTACACGATCGCTGTTTGCGAATAGGGTAGTGTACGGAATCGTTTCGGTGGCTTCCTTGGCAGGCTTAGGTATGCAGCTTTCCTTGCTGTCCGTGTCGTTGTCGCTCAAGATGACGGACGCACTCGATTGGACGTTTGGGCAGATTGTGGCTATTGCTATTTGGACGCCTCCGCTACTTGGCTACGTCTATGACGAGGCAAAGACATTCATGCCGGAGAGGTTCAGAGAACCGGATGAACTGGACTGA
- a CDS encoding Snf7 multi-domain protein, with product MNRLFGAKSTAPKPTLNSAISNIDTRVESLDVKLAKLNAELSTYQQKLSKMRDGPGKTAIKQKALKVLQQRKQYEAQRDQLQAQSWNMEQAGMMQDNLKNTMTTIDAMKTTTKELRKQYGKVNIDKIDKLQDEMADLMDMGNDIQDAISRSYDVPEDVDESELDAELEALGDEVDFEGIGESSGVPNFMLDDAAPPQFIDEPPNAANKVKEAAG from the exons CCGACGCTCAACAGTGCCATCTCCAAC ATCGACACGCGCGTAGAGAGTCTCGACGTCAAGCTCGCAAAACTCAACGCTGAACTTTCGACATACCAGCAAAAGCTTTCCAAGATGCGCGACGGCCCCGGCAAGACGGCAATCAAGCAAAAGGCGCTGAAAGTGCTCCAACAGCGCAAGCAGTACGAGGCACAGCGCGACCAGCTGCAGGCACAATCGTGGAATATGGAGCAGGCTGGCATGATGCAAGACAATCTCAAGAATACCATGACTACCATCGACGCAATGAAGACGACCACAAAAGAACTGCGCAAACAATATGGCAAGGTTAACATCGATAAGATCGATAAACTTCAAGACGAGATGGCCGACCTCATGGACATGGGCAACGACATACAAGACGCGATAAGCCGCAGCTACGATGTGCCCGAGGATGTAGACGAATCTGAATTGGATGCGGAGCTGGAGGCGTTAGGCGACGAAGTCGACTTTGAGGGCATTGGCGAATCATCGGGCGTGCCAAACTTCATGTTGGACGATGCAGCGCCACCACAGTTCATCGATGAACCGCCCAACGCCGCCAACAAGGTCAAGGAGGCTGCGGGTTGA